Proteins from one Macrobrachium rosenbergii isolate ZJJX-2024 chromosome 14, ASM4041242v1, whole genome shotgun sequence genomic window:
- the LOC136845977 gene encoding protein CutA homolog isoform X2, with product MQWKVLFMVGVFVPLAFSVTRRLLSSMAASSSYVSGTHSMAFVTAPNTEVAKKIAGGLVKNKLAACVNIIPNIVSVYEWKEEINEDPEVLMMIKTRTSRLEELTKFVKENHPYDVCEVISSPIAQGNQPYLDWISEIVPEKKSSD from the exons atgcAGTGGAAG GTGTTATTTATGGTTGGTGTCTTTGTACCCTTGGCATTTTCTGTGACTCGAAGACTCCTCTCCAGCATGGCTGCTTCCTCTTCATATGTTTCAGGGACCCACTCCATGGCATTTGTTACAGCTCCAAATACAGAAGTAGCCAAGAAAATTGCTGG GGGCCTTGTTAAAAACAAGTTGGCAGCATGTGTTAATATCATCCCAAATATTGTATCTGT atatgaATGGAAGGAAGAAATCAATGAAGATCCAGAGGTTTTAATG ATGATCAAGACAAGAACATCTAGATTAGAAGAACTGacaaaatttgttaaagaaaatcaCCCATATGATGTTTGTGAAGTTATATCCAGTCCT ATTGCACAAGGTAACCAGCCATATCTTGACTGGATTAGTGAAATTGTACCAGAGAAAAAGTCGTCTGATTAA
- the LOC136845977 gene encoding protein CutA homolog isoform X4 has product MQWKVLFMVGVFVPLAFSVTRRLLSSMAASSSYVSGTHSMAFVTAPNTEVAKKIAGYEWKEEINEDPEVLMMIKTRTSRLEELTKFVKENHPYDVCEVISSPIAQGNQPYLDWISEIVPEKKSSD; this is encoded by the exons atgcAGTGGAAG GTGTTATTTATGGTTGGTGTCTTTGTACCCTTGGCATTTTCTGTGACTCGAAGACTCCTCTCCAGCATGGCTGCTTCCTCTTCATATGTTTCAGGGACCCACTCCATGGCATTTGTTACAGCTCCAAATACAGAAGTAGCCAAGAAAATTGCTGG atatgaATGGAAGGAAGAAATCAATGAAGATCCAGAGGTTTTAATG ATGATCAAGACAAGAACATCTAGATTAGAAGAACTGacaaaatttgttaaagaaaatcaCCCATATGATGTTTGTGAAGTTATATCCAGTCCT ATTGCACAAGGTAACCAGCCATATCTTGACTGGATTAGTGAAATTGTACCAGAGAAAAAGTCGTCTGATTAA
- the LOC136845977 gene encoding protein CutA homolog isoform X1 codes for MSRNFKVLFMVGVFVPLAFSVTRRLLSSMAASSSYVSGTHSMAFVTAPNTEVAKKIAGGLVKNKLAACVNIIPNIVSVYEWKEEINEDPEVLMMIKTRTSRLEELTKFVKENHPYDVCEVISSPIAQGNQPYLDWISEIVPEKKSSD; via the exons ATGAGCAGAAATTTTAAG GTGTTATTTATGGTTGGTGTCTTTGTACCCTTGGCATTTTCTGTGACTCGAAGACTCCTCTCCAGCATGGCTGCTTCCTCTTCATATGTTTCAGGGACCCACTCCATGGCATTTGTTACAGCTCCAAATACAGAAGTAGCCAAGAAAATTGCTGG GGGCCTTGTTAAAAACAAGTTGGCAGCATGTGTTAATATCATCCCAAATATTGTATCTGT atatgaATGGAAGGAAGAAATCAATGAAGATCCAGAGGTTTTAATG ATGATCAAGACAAGAACATCTAGATTAGAAGAACTGacaaaatttgttaaagaaaatcaCCCATATGATGTTTGTGAAGTTATATCCAGTCCT ATTGCACAAGGTAACCAGCCATATCTTGACTGGATTAGTGAAATTGTACCAGAGAAAAAGTCGTCTGATTAA
- the LOC136845977 gene encoding protein CutA homolog isoform X3: MSRNFKVLFMVGVFVPLAFSVTRRLLSSMAASSSYVSGTHSMAFVTAPNTEVAKKIAGYEWKEEINEDPEVLMMIKTRTSRLEELTKFVKENHPYDVCEVISSPIAQGNQPYLDWISEIVPEKKSSD; encoded by the exons ATGAGCAGAAATTTTAAG GTGTTATTTATGGTTGGTGTCTTTGTACCCTTGGCATTTTCTGTGACTCGAAGACTCCTCTCCAGCATGGCTGCTTCCTCTTCATATGTTTCAGGGACCCACTCCATGGCATTTGTTACAGCTCCAAATACAGAAGTAGCCAAGAAAATTGCTGG atatgaATGGAAGGAAGAAATCAATGAAGATCCAGAGGTTTTAATG ATGATCAAGACAAGAACATCTAGATTAGAAGAACTGacaaaatttgttaaagaaaatcaCCCATATGATGTTTGTGAAGTTATATCCAGTCCT ATTGCACAAGGTAACCAGCCATATCTTGACTGGATTAGTGAAATTGTACCAGAGAAAAAGTCGTCTGATTAA
- the LOC136845977 gene encoding protein CutA homolog isoform X6, with translation MVGVFVPLAFSVTRRLLSSMAASSSYVSGTHSMAFVTAPNTEVAKKIAGYEWKEEINEDPEVLMMIKTRTSRLEELTKFVKENHPYDVCEVISSPIAQGNQPYLDWISEIVPEKKSSD, from the exons ATGGTTGGTGTCTTTGTACCCTTGGCATTTTCTGTGACTCGAAGACTCCTCTCCAGCATGGCTGCTTCCTCTTCATATGTTTCAGGGACCCACTCCATGGCATTTGTTACAGCTCCAAATACAGAAGTAGCCAAGAAAATTGCTGG atatgaATGGAAGGAAGAAATCAATGAAGATCCAGAGGTTTTAATG ATGATCAAGACAAGAACATCTAGATTAGAAGAACTGacaaaatttgttaaagaaaatcaCCCATATGATGTTTGTGAAGTTATATCCAGTCCT ATTGCACAAGGTAACCAGCCATATCTTGACTGGATTAGTGAAATTGTACCAGAGAAAAAGTCGTCTGATTAA
- the LOC136845977 gene encoding protein CutA homolog isoform X5 → MVGVFVPLAFSVTRRLLSSMAASSSYVSGTHSMAFVTAPNTEVAKKIAGGLVKNKLAACVNIIPNIVSVYEWKEEINEDPEVLMMIKTRTSRLEELTKFVKENHPYDVCEVISSPIAQGNQPYLDWISEIVPEKKSSD, encoded by the exons ATGGTTGGTGTCTTTGTACCCTTGGCATTTTCTGTGACTCGAAGACTCCTCTCCAGCATGGCTGCTTCCTCTTCATATGTTTCAGGGACCCACTCCATGGCATTTGTTACAGCTCCAAATACAGAAGTAGCCAAGAAAATTGCTGG GGGCCTTGTTAAAAACAAGTTGGCAGCATGTGTTAATATCATCCCAAATATTGTATCTGT atatgaATGGAAGGAAGAAATCAATGAAGATCCAGAGGTTTTAATG ATGATCAAGACAAGAACATCTAGATTAGAAGAACTGacaaaatttgttaaagaaaatcaCCCATATGATGTTTGTGAAGTTATATCCAGTCCT ATTGCACAAGGTAACCAGCCATATCTTGACTGGATTAGTGAAATTGTACCAGAGAAAAAGTCGTCTGATTAA
- the LOC136845980 gene encoding tryptase beta-2-like isoform X1, giving the protein MKFLTILSLVAALAVARVYSQSQQCERRGGACVVQRAVQRSCRKLPYDCGNQTAVCCRNTKKYRGSRQRRKCKRSPKCLKEGGTCLQRTDVSTCATVTVDKLCRGKSCTCCLGDNRKCGSSASCTQQGGFCTKKTKRNKYCSLGTVDETLCSSKKCVCCLVGSPGTQVPAPTTNCTCGRANGDQRIVGGQDVSPQNKYPWMVGLKTSDGFNGYSCGATLISNRYALTAAHCLYDPLSGKPVKAKQLQVGLADHQQLSTTDDITGVTRLVKVDSYIVHPEYSIRGYGEDIALVKLREPVDLTANKEIKPACLPKDDSNTYQGYDGIVAGWGVQDYYDGSSYPDGLMEVSVPILDPKCNGYNPSFKITKKMLCAGYKKGGKDACSGDSGGPLVVNENGIYTLVGVVSLGEGCAQPNTPGIYTRVSKYLDWIAQNTNDASYCSL; this is encoded by the exons ATGAAGTTTTTGACGATTTTATCATTAGTAGCAGCGTTGGCTGTTGCACGTGTCTATTCACAG AGCCAGCAATGCGAGAGGAGAGGTGGTGCTTGCGTTGTCCAGAGAGCTGTACAGAGAAGCTGCAGAAAACTTCCTTATGACTGCGGGAACCAGACTGCCGTTTGCTGCCGGAATACCAAAAAATATAGAGGCTCCA GgcaaagaagaaaatgtaaaagatcgCCAAAATGCTTGAAGGAAGGAGGCACCTGTCTTCAGAGGACGGACGTCAGCACCTGCGCCACAGTCACTGTAGATAAGCTCTGTCGTGGGAAGTCTTGCACCTGTTGCCTTGGAG ACAACAGAAAGTGTGGAAGCTCTGCGAGCTGCACGCAACAAGGGGGCTTTTGCACAAAGAAGactaagagaaataaatattgctCACTGGGAACCGTTGACGAAACCTTATGTTCTAGTAAAAAATGTGTATGCTGTCTTGTTGGGTCGCCAGGAACACAAG TTCCAGCTCCGACTACCAACTGCACATGTGGGAGGGCTAATGGAGATCAGCGTATTGTCGGTGGTCAGGACGTTTCTCCCCAGAACAAATATCCATGGATGGTAGGTCTCAAGACTTCAGATGGGTTTAATGGTTACTCGTGTGGAGCAACCCTAATCAGTAATCGTTATGCCCTTACAGCTGCTCACTGCCTTTACGACCCTTTGTCCGGTAAACCCGTGAAAGCTAAGCAATTACAGGTGGGCCTAGCCGACCATCAACAACTCTCAACCACCGATGACATTACTGGAGTTACTAGGCTCGTCAAAGTAGACAGCTATATCGTTCATCCGGAATACAGTATCAGAGGTTATGGAGAAGACATTGCTCTGGTCAAACTGAGAGAACCTGTAGATCTCACAGCCAACAAAGAGATCAAGCCGGCGTGCTTACCAAAGGATGACAGCAACACTTACCAAGGATATGATGGTATTGTAGCGGGATGGGGGGTGCAGGATTATTATGACGGATCTTCGTACCCTGATGGTCTCATGGAGGTCAGTGTTCCTATCTTGGACCCTAAATGCAATGGTTATAACCCCTCATTTAAAATCACCAAGAAGATGCTGTGTGCGGGGTATAAAAAAGGTGGCAAGGATGCTTGTAGTGGAGATTCGGGGGGACCTCTGGTCGTGAATGAAAATGGCATTTATACTTTAGTAGGAGTTGTTTCCCTTGGAGAGGGATGTGCCCAACCGAACACACCGGGTATATACACAAGGGTCTCCAAATATCTGGACTGGATTGCTCAGAATACAAATGATGCCAGCTATTGCTCTCTGTAA
- the LOC136845980 gene encoding venom protease-like isoform X2 has protein sequence MKFLTILSLVAALAVARVYSQSQQCERRGGACVVQRAVQRSCRKLPYDCGNQTAVCCRNTKKYRGSRQRRKCKRSPKCLKEGGTCLQRTDVSTCATVTVDKLCRGKSCTCCLGVPAPTTNCTCGRANGDQRIVGGQDVSPQNKYPWMVGLKTSDGFNGYSCGATLISNRYALTAAHCLYDPLSGKPVKAKQLQVGLADHQQLSTTDDITGVTRLVKVDSYIVHPEYSIRGYGEDIALVKLREPVDLTANKEIKPACLPKDDSNTYQGYDGIVAGWGVQDYYDGSSYPDGLMEVSVPILDPKCNGYNPSFKITKKMLCAGYKKGGKDACSGDSGGPLVVNENGIYTLVGVVSLGEGCAQPNTPGIYTRVSKYLDWIAQNTNDASYCSL, from the exons ATGAAGTTTTTGACGATTTTATCATTAGTAGCAGCGTTGGCTGTTGCACGTGTCTATTCACAG AGCCAGCAATGCGAGAGGAGAGGTGGTGCTTGCGTTGTCCAGAGAGCTGTACAGAGAAGCTGCAGAAAACTTCCTTATGACTGCGGGAACCAGACTGCCGTTTGCTGCCGGAATACCAAAAAATATAGAGGCTCCA GgcaaagaagaaaatgtaaaagatcgCCAAAATGCTTGAAGGAAGGAGGCACCTGTCTTCAGAGGACGGACGTCAGCACCTGCGCCACAGTCACTGTAGATAAGCTCTGTCGTGGGAAGTCTTGCACCTGTTGCCTTGGAG TTCCAGCTCCGACTACCAACTGCACATGTGGGAGGGCTAATGGAGATCAGCGTATTGTCGGTGGTCAGGACGTTTCTCCCCAGAACAAATATCCATGGATGGTAGGTCTCAAGACTTCAGATGGGTTTAATGGTTACTCGTGTGGAGCAACCCTAATCAGTAATCGTTATGCCCTTACAGCTGCTCACTGCCTTTACGACCCTTTGTCCGGTAAACCCGTGAAAGCTAAGCAATTACAGGTGGGCCTAGCCGACCATCAACAACTCTCAACCACCGATGACATTACTGGAGTTACTAGGCTCGTCAAAGTAGACAGCTATATCGTTCATCCGGAATACAGTATCAGAGGTTATGGAGAAGACATTGCTCTGGTCAAACTGAGAGAACCTGTAGATCTCACAGCCAACAAAGAGATCAAGCCGGCGTGCTTACCAAAGGATGACAGCAACACTTACCAAGGATATGATGGTATTGTAGCGGGATGGGGGGTGCAGGATTATTATGACGGATCTTCGTACCCTGATGGTCTCATGGAGGTCAGTGTTCCTATCTTGGACCCTAAATGCAATGGTTATAACCCCTCATTTAAAATCACCAAGAAGATGCTGTGTGCGGGGTATAAAAAAGGTGGCAAGGATGCTTGTAGTGGAGATTCGGGGGGACCTCTGGTCGTGAATGAAAATGGCATTTATACTTTAGTAGGAGTTGTTTCCCTTGGAGAGGGATGTGCCCAACCGAACACACCGGGTATATACACAAGGGTCTCCAAATATCTGGACTGGATTGCTCAGAATACAAATGATGCCAGCTATTGCTCTCTGTAA